From Deinobacterium chartae:
GCGAGGTCGTTTTTGGCTTCGTCGCAGCCGGCGACGTCTTGGAAGGTGAGTTTGATGCTGCCTTCGGACAGTACGTGCGCACGCGACTTCCCGAAGGTGTTCGCTCCGGCGTCACCGCCGCCGCGGTTGCTGCGGGTCATGTACACCAGCAGCATGATGATCAGGCCCACCGAGACCAACGGGAAGATCAGGCCGGTCCAGTTGAAATTGCTGACCGGTTCGATCTGCACCTGAACGCCGCGTTCGCCCAGACGTTCGGGACTGACCGAGGGGTCGCTGGACAGCGTGGTAACCGTGAAAGACGTGCCGTTGTCGCGTTCGCCGCGAACGGTGGTGACGTTGCCGTTGGGCTGCAGAACGACGCTGCGCACCTGCCCCTGCTCGAGCAGGCGCACGAAGGCGTTGACGCTCATCC
This genomic window contains:
- a CDS encoding ATP-dependent metallopeptidase FtsH/Yme1/Tma family protein, which codes for MKLRGINLWWVLLIVIGVAIVITLSTQRPSGTGMSVNAFVRLLEQGQVRSVVLQPNGNVTTVRGERDNGTSFTVTTLSSDPSVSPERLGERGVQVQIEPVSNFNWTGLIFPLVSVGLIIMLLVYMTRSNRGGGDAGANTFGKSRAHVLSEGSIKLTFQDVAGCDEAKNDLA